Proteins from a genomic interval of Flammeovirgaceae bacterium SG7u.111:
- a CDS encoding SPOR domain-containing protein, protein MKNTAFAIMLLAGLAMCFNVSAQSKKDQKKDAKKWKKKMKSMDPLKFRDMYEEYNSLKAENSALRRNLEKAQESNNERDALASSKDQQLAELEQKLKDVQADCGKNVTAGGDDYTKGIVYKVQIGAFRNKELSQFQNKGKFWEEDGDGMKKYTIGYFRDYWEADSFKKYIREMGVKDAWIVAYEDNERKDIKEVLGSAEGANVE, encoded by the coding sequence ATGAAAAATACAGCTTTTGCAATAATGCTACTAGCAGGATTGGCAATGTGTTTTAACGTGTCAGCTCAAAGCAAGAAAGACCAAAAGAAAGACGCCAAAAAGTGGAAGAAGAAAATGAAGTCGATGGATCCGCTTAAGTTCAGGGATATGTATGAAGAATACAACTCTTTGAAAGCAGAAAACTCAGCATTGAGGAGAAACCTTGAAAAGGCACAAGAATCAAATAATGAAAGAGATGCATTGGCATCTTCTAAAGATCAACAGTTGGCAGAACTTGAGCAGAAATTGAAAGATGTTCAGGCTGACTGTGGAAAGAATGTAACTGCGGGAGGAGATGATTATACCAAAGGTATTGTATATAAAGTACAGATTGGTGCTTTTAGAAACAAAGAGCTAAGTCAGTTCCAAAATAAAGGTAAGTTTTGGGAAGAAGATGGTGATGGCATGAAAAAATATACGATCGGTTATTTTAGAGATTACTGGGAAGCCGATTCTTTCAAAAAATACATAAGAGAAATGGGTGTGAAAGATGCTTGGATTGTTGCTTATGAAGACAACGAAAGAAAAGACATCAAAGAAGTATTGGGAAGTGCCGAAGGTGCTAATGTTGAATAA
- a CDS encoding glycosyltransferase family 2 protein, whose product MSHQTTPLVSVICLTYNKSTYVEETLTSVVEQTYQNIELIIVDDASKDNTAAMLKAFKDESPFAELILLDKNVGMCAAFNLGLKRCKGKYVIDLAGDDVLVPNRIEKQVAALEQAGKSYGVAFSDAWIINGKSEAKGTFYPRNSDGQLKKLIPQGDLYKYLIGLQLISSPTMMMRKSMLVEMGGYDETLSYEDYDFWIRSSRKYKYLFQDEMLTKKRVADGSSSTGWFIRKNNAFLKSTLRICQKAFTLNESKEEDHCLAVSVRYHLRQAVFMECFFLAKGYAGLLKKLDRLKLGDKFFISLAVAHISLNRPYQGYLKLKKLFLA is encoded by the coding sequence ATGTCCCATCAAACAACTCCTTTAGTTTCTGTAATTTGCCTTACTTACAATAAGTCGACCTATGTGGAGGAAACGCTTACTTCAGTTGTAGAGCAAACATATCAGAATATTGAATTGATAATCGTAGACGATGCAAGTAAGGATAATACGGCAGCTATGTTAAAGGCTTTTAAGGATGAATCTCCCTTTGCAGAGTTAATCTTACTTGATAAAAATGTTGGGATGTGCGCTGCTTTTAACTTGGGGTTAAAGAGGTGTAAGGGGAAATATGTAATAGATCTTGCGGGTGATGATGTCTTAGTTCCCAACAGGATAGAGAAGCAGGTCGCAGCTTTGGAGCAAGCGGGCAAAAGTTATGGGGTGGCTTTCTCAGATGCGTGGATTATAAATGGGAAATCTGAAGCGAAGGGTACATTTTATCCAAGAAATAGTGATGGACAGCTTAAAAAGCTTATTCCCCAAGGTGATCTATATAAATACTTGATTGGCCTGCAGCTCATTAGTAGTCCCACTATGATGATGCGGAAAAGTATGCTGGTGGAAATGGGCGGATATGATGAAACATTGAGTTACGAAGATTATGATTTTTGGATAAGATCATCCCGAAAGTATAAATACCTATTTCAAGATGAAATGCTTACAAAAAAGAGAGTTGCTGATGGGTCTAGCAGCACAGGATGGTTTATAAGGAAAAATAATGCTTTCTTAAAATCAACCCTAAGAATTTGCCAAAAGGCTTTTACCCTTAATGAAAGCAAAGAAGAGGATCATTGCTTGGCAGTTTCGGTTCGGTATCACCTTAGGCAGGCAGTCTTCATGGAATGCTTTTTTTTAGCGAAAGGCTACGCTGGGTTACTCAAAAAATTAGATAGGCTTAAGCTTGGTGATAAGTTTTTTATTTCACTGGCAGTTGCCCATATATCGCTAAATAGACCTTACCAAGGTTATTTAAAACTCAAAAAGTTATTCCTCGCTTAG
- a CDS encoding DUF2795 domain-containing protein yields MYWTLELASYLEDAPWPATKDELIDYSIRTGAPMECVENLQELEDDGQPYENIEEIWPDYPTKEDFFFNEDEY; encoded by the coding sequence ATGTATTGGACTCTGGAATTAGCTTCTTATTTAGAAGATGCCCCATGGCCAGCAACTAAGGATGAGTTGATAGATTATTCAATTCGTACTGGGGCGCCAATGGAATGTGTAGAAAACCTTCAAGAGCTTGAGGATGATGGTCAACCTTACGAGAACATCGAAGAGATTTGGCCTGATTACCCAACTAAAGAAGACTTTTTCTTCAACGAGGATGAATACTAG